The genomic region cagttttcttttatttgatccgcctgttgATCCTTACATACCGTTTTTAATACTTTGATATCCTCATTcagtttgtaatatatttatcttttgcttccgctgtgcatttaaatttgtgttgtttgactatgatgatatcaactacgtcacgatactccctaccgggcccaccggtaatacctgaaaatatcggggtgtgacaacgggTCAATGCGATAAAGATGGAAAGGGGGGCGGATTATAAGCAAAAAATGGAATTGTTGGAGGCTTTGGAGTTACAGGCTGAGGAAAGGGTCTTATCATCAAATGAGCTCACTACGAGAGCTGAGTGTAAAAGGGCAATCTTGGAAATGGATCGAGTTAAAATCATGGATCTGAAGCAGAAGTCTAGGGTGAAGTGGGCAGTGGAGGGGGATGAGAATTCTTCTTACTTTCACAATATTGTAAACTCGAATCAGAGTTCTAACAGGATAAATGGCCTCATGATAGACGGTGTATGGGTGACGGCTCCTTCACTCATTAAGGACTCCATATGCTCTTTTTTCGCACAAAAATTCCAGGAACCTTCTTCTACTAGACCGGGGCTTTTGTGCCCAAACTTGAAGCATATATCTGAAAATGAGGCGGAGATTCTGGTAGCACCCTTTACGCTTAAGGAGATCAAGAGTGCAGTTTGGGATTGTGAAGGGGATAAAGCACCGGGGCCGGATGGGATTAATTTCAGGTTCATAAGAAGGTGTTGGGAATCTCCACAGGCTGATTTTGTTAAGGTTTTTGAAGAGTTCATGACATATGGAACTATCTCCTTGGGTTGCACATCCTCGTTCATTGCTCTGATTCCAAAGTGTAGAGATCCGGATGGAATGGGGGACTATAGACCTATTAGTCTTGTCGGGTGCATGAATAAAGTTGTGTCCAAAGCATTAGCGAATCGGCTCAAGCTTGTTATTACCAATCTCATATCGGAGGAACAAACCGCATTCGTTGCTGGTAGAAGCGTCTTGGATGGACCGCTGATTTTGAATGAACTTCTTCCTTGGATGAAACTAAAAAAAAGGAGGGGTTTATTTTTAAAGCGGATATGGAAAAAGCCTACGATTCACTAAATTGGAGGTTCCTCGAATCCATTATGGAGCAAATGTTGTTTCCATCGATATTTATTAAATGGATAATGGCTACTGTTAATTGTGCAAGAGCTTCTGTTCTTGTAAACGGGTCACCAACACAAGAATTTGCATGTTACAGGGGATTGAGGCAAGGAGACCCTTTATCGCCTTTTCTGTTCATTATAGCTATGGAGGCACTCACGGGGGTTATGAAGAAGGCATGTAATCTCGGCATATATGAAGGTGTTCGGTTGTCCAGTCAAGGTTCAACTATCTCCAATTTTATGTATGCAGATGATGTAATTTTCTTGGGAGATTGGTCATCATCTTGTGTGCTCAATCTCACAAGAATACTACGATGTTTTTATTTAGCATCGGGTCTTCGTGTGAATCTTGTAAAAAGCAGCTTTTTTGGGGTAAATGTGAGAAATGATAGTGTGCAAGATGTGGCAAATTTACTGGGTTGTAGGGTAGGATGTTTTCCTTTTAAGCACTTGGGGCTTCAAATGGGGGTAAATATGAATTTGGTGAAACATTGGCAGCCGGTAGTCGAAGTTTTCAAAAAAAGACTAGCGTTATGGAAGGCGAAAACATTATCGTTTGGGGGTAGATTGACGCTAATAATGTCGGTGCTCAACGCTCTCCCAACGTATTACTTTTCACTATATAAAGCTCCATCAGGGGTTATTGACCAATTGGAACGATTGAGGAGGGAGTTTTTGTGGGGGGATAACACCTGAAAAAAAGAAGTTGTGCTTGATAGCATGGAATAATGTAATAACTCCAAAAGAGTTGGGAGGGGTGGGGTTGGGTTCTCTTAAAGACGCTAATCTCGCCATGCTTGcgaatggtggtggaggtttaaTACAGAGCCGGATAGTCTGTGGAGGAAAGTCATTTGGGGTATTCATCACAATGAGAGAGCTTGGAATCCTATTCCGAGAAAGTTGTTGATATCGGGTTGGAAACAAGTCTTTAATGTGTCAAAAGATATAACGGGATATGGGTTGAACTTACAGGAATGTTTTCGGGCTATACTTGGGATCGGTGACTCGGTTTTATTCTGGAAGGAACGTTGGTTAGAAGGTGTGACGTTGCAAGACAGGTTTCCTTGTTTGTTCAGCTTAGAAGGATCCAAGAACGTAGTGGTGGCTGCTCGCATAAAGATGGTGAATGGGGCGGTGGTACTGAATTTTAGCTGGGTTAGGCAGCCTGAATCGCCGGATGAAATGGCAGCACTGCAAGACCTATCACAACTAATGTTCTCGGCAGTGGGCGGTCATGGTGCGGACCGGTGGAGGTGGGAGCTTGATAATTTAGGTTGGTTCTCTGTTAAAAGCCTGAAAATTTGGCTGCAATGTTCTAGGTTCAGCGACATTGGGAACGAATTCGTATGGAATAATTGGCTACCATTAAAAGTAAATTTCTTCGCGTGGAGATTATCGTTGGAACGGCTGCCTACTTTGGTTGCATTAGCAAGGAGAAATGTATGGTCGGGTCAAACCTTATGCAGAGTGTGTAATCAGCTGGAAGAAGACGTGGACAATCTCTTCATCAGCTGTGAAGTGGCACAAATGGTTTGGAATTTTGTATCAATTTGGTGCAAGGTTTCAAATATTTATGCTTTCCGGGTAAAAGATTTGTTGAATTGGCACAAAAATGCTAGAGGGAGCTTGAGGTGGAGGAAATTAATATACGTGGTAATGCAAGTGGCACTTTGGGTTATTTGGCAGAGTCGGAATAAGCTCATTTTCCAGGAAAAAGAAATACGAGTAGATCGGCTGACGGAAGAAATCAAACAATTGGGTTTTTTTTATGGATTGGAAGCCGTTCGAATTTGAAGGATATAACGTGGGAGGAATGGTGTAATTTTGATGTATCTAGGAAATGTTAGTTTGGCGGTTAGCTTAATGATGGGTATGTAACTGGTGTGTATCTTTGGTGTGGGCTAACTATTGTTGGCCCTTGATGATATAATAAAAATTTTGTtggctgttcaaaaaaaaaacatcataaATGTTTTTTACCAATAGCTATCTGACCAGAAACATGTACAACACTGTAAACCTATCTGGAATAATAATTCTTTTCAAAACTGGAAAAAGAACTTGACACCTTTAACATGTAAACTCTAATCAACCAGAAAAGCTCAATTTCATGTAAAAACATCGACCGCATATAAATTATATTTCAAATTTCATTCACGATAAATTCAAGCAGCAGATATTTGATCGAGACATACCTTCGCATGGGTGAAGGGAGGATTTGAGTTTTAACAGAAACCGAAAAATAGAATTCCAATGTAAAATGAAATTTAAACCTTAGTTGTCACTAAATAAACAAGTATGTAAACTAGTAAAGAGAagagacattttaagatatacaAAACAAGAGCATTATGCATGTAACTTGACTGCTCCCATCAACTTCTACCTACGAGCCATCAGTATCATCGCTATTATTCAGGAACCGAAAAAACCAAATATCCATTATCCCAACGAACCTTAATCTCTTGTCCGACTTGCAAACCCTTTGATCTGATGATTTGCCCCCATTTTCCAATTAAGTTGTAGTAGCTTCCACGGCACTTCAACTTCATCAAAAATGAATCACCAGTGTCATAATCTCGAGCATTGACGTTAATCTGATACTCATTTCGTAATTGCTCTCGAGCCTGTGAAGCCCAATACAAAAGAATGTGATCTTCAACTGATTTTCCAGGTAATGTAAGAAACGGATGATTTGTATCCACATCAGACAATGTTAACGCCTTTTTGATCGGCCATTCGtcatgttgttgttgttggtagTGTTGCTGTTGTTGGTGttgttgttggtggtggtggtggtggtgttgctgttgttggtggtggtgttggtgttgTTGTTGTCGGTGTTGTTGTATCACTGGGATTGTTGCAGGCTCGATTACCTGCTCATACGGGACCGAAAAGTGCAAACAACCATTAGCCCATCGAATCTTGATCTCTTTCCCGACACCTAATCCCTTACTCCGAATAATTTTCCCCCATTTTCCGATCAAGTTGTAGTAATTACCACGCCACCTCAGCTTCATCACATATATCTCCCCTGTATCGACATCGCGTGCATTCAAATTCACTTGCTCTTCACTTCTAAGCAGCTCTCGTTGTTGCGGGGTCCAGTGAACAAGGATATGATCTTCCACCGATCTTCGTGCCAACGGTAGGAAAGGATGATTAGTGTCGACATCAGATAGTGTTAAAACCTTCCTAATAGGCCACTGGTCATGCACCGCAGGTGCGGGAATAACTTGTAACGGTGGTACAGTAATATCTTGCTGCGGGACCGAAAAGTGTAAACAACCGTCAAACCAACGGATTTTTATCACTTGTCCAACGTCAAGTCCTTTGCTACGAACAATTCTACCCCATTTGCCGATAAGATTGTAATAACTCCCACGCCATTTTAGTTTCATTATATAAACATCACCGGTGTCGTCATCTTGAGCATTGATGGGTACTTGCTCTCGGTTGAGTAAATGTTCACACTCGGATTGTGTCAAATGCACAAGGATGTAAGTCTCGACAGGCTGGCGGGGTAGAGTGAGAAAGGGGTGAGTAATGTCGACATCCGAAAGTGTGAGGGCCTTTCTGATAGGCCAATCATCTTGTACTTGCAACGCACTATTGTGTCTTGAACGCCTCATGCCTGTGACCAATGTAGAAAAAGTATTACAAGAGTCGGATTTTAAAGAAAATAATAGATATATGCCCAAGAAACTTTAAATGAGGCTGCATATGCTTATAACAAAATTACAACCAACCACTCACTACTTAATACATATGCTTATGGTTATCTATCAAGTATCAACAACTAAACGCTTGGCCTTTATAGATATCCTATGTACATCTTGAAATGCGGTTCAAAAAACAGATCACATGTGCATGATTTTTACTGTTCAGATTGATACACTCACTCACCAATAACATTCAAGAACATATTGACATCAAAAACATCTTCTGCAATATCCAAAATGTTATCATGGGCATTACTGTATAGAGATTGGTCTCTTTATGAACGGAATAACTTATTTTCAACTTATCACGGCTGATATTGACATCCAAACTGTTATCAAAAATCAGTCAAAACACTCATTCTTGTACAAAATTTGGAGCCATCATAAGTACCAATGTAAATGCTCAAGCACACGTCGTCGTCAATACGATTTATACAGAATCTTACGTGCATTTTGCAAGAGGTTCTTTCGTTTCTATTTTGCCATTAATCAGAGCATATGTATCAATACTTACTAAAACTTCCCTTAAATAACAGCAAAACTAGTCTTCTTTTTTAGAAATTCTTACTTTTCAACAGGCAGATATATGTATAATATAACTGGCTAATCAGAAACCCTAAACTACCTACATTAACCAATTAACACAAACTAAACAAAATCCTCTTATTAACCAAGTAGCTTTCAGTATGATCCGCTTAAAGTTTCAAATTTTAATCACACTTGACTAGTAAAAAACTAATTCCTCAAAAACAAAACATACAACAAAACCTAATCAAGTCAAAGGATTAACTACAAGTAAGTATTAAGCAACAATTTGATAAAATCAATAAGCAGTAAAGCAGTTGGAAACCTAAATTGATCATCAGTGAAAGTAAAATTAGGAAAATTACCTAAAATTTGTGTGGTACAGAAAAACCCTAGAGAGAGAAAGGATACATAGTTGAGAAATTGGGGGGAATTGTTTGTAGGTGTAAAGGTATAGAAAGAAGATGATAACTGTTAATGGTGATTAGAGGTGTTGATTGTGTGGTGGTCGTCGTCGGTCGTCGTGGTGAAGGAGGCTGGAGCTCAACTGGCAAAAATGGAGGCCAATTTGCGTCAA from Helianthus annuus cultivar XRQ/B chromosome 10, HanXRQr2.0-SUNRISE, whole genome shotgun sequence harbors:
- the LOC110885090 gene encoding uncharacterized protein LOC110885090, which codes for MRRSRHNSALQVQDDWPIRKALTLSDVDITHPFLTLPRQPVETYILVHLTQSECEHLLNREQVPINAQDDDTGDVYIMKLKWRGSYYNLIGKWGRIVRSKGLDVGQVIKIRWFDGCLHFSVPQQDITVPPLQVIPAPAVHDQWPIRKVLTLSDVDTNHPFLPLARRSVEDHILVHWTPQQRELLRSEEQVNLNARDVDTGEIYVMKLRWRGNYYNLIGKWGKIIRSKGLGVGKEIKIRWANGCLHFSVPYEQVIEPATIPVIQQHRQQQHQHHHQQQQHHHHHHQQQHQQQQHYQQQQHDEWPIKKALTLSDVDTNHPFLTLPGKSVEDHILLYWASQAREQLRNEYQINVNARDYDTGDSFLMKLKCRGSYYNLIGKWGQIIRSKGLQVGQEIKVRWDNGYLVFSVPE